Proteins encoded together in one Mycobacterium noviomagense window:
- a CDS encoding alpha-amylase family protein, translating into MPSWVDHAIWWQVYPLGFAGAFPAEQPPGPGEHRLRRITEWFDHAIALGASGIALGPIFASRTHGYDTTDHYRIDPRLGDDDDFDYLLSEAHRRGLRVLLDGVFNHVGVDFPRYREVLQDGASAGWFHGRPGHFHVFEGHGDLITLNHDNPEVADYTVDVMRYWLRRGADGWRLDAAYAVSPRFWAGVLPRVRETHPDAWFLGELIHGDYAAMVAEARFDSATQYELWKAIWSSLNDGNFYELDWALQRHNTFLASFAPLTFIGNHDVTRIASQLENPEHVALALAIQMTVGGIPSVYAGDEFGYQGVKEERFGGDDAVRPKFGSPPVPVDERGARLWSLHQYLIGLRRRHPWLRAASTTALRLENRHYVYQTRCGDDALIVALNIDDMPLQVDISRAEVIAGSGAPAQEVVDAVVVEPHGWRILRPLEGA; encoded by the coding sequence GTGCCTTCGTGGGTTGATCACGCGATCTGGTGGCAGGTCTATCCGCTCGGTTTCGCGGGCGCCTTTCCCGCGGAGCAGCCGCCAGGCCCGGGCGAACACCGGCTGCGGCGCATCACCGAGTGGTTCGACCACGCGATTGCGTTGGGGGCATCCGGCATCGCGCTAGGGCCGATCTTCGCCTCCCGCACGCACGGCTACGACACCACCGACCACTACCGCATCGATCCGCGCCTCGGTGACGACGACGACTTCGACTACCTGCTCAGCGAGGCGCACCGGCGCGGCCTGCGGGTGCTGCTCGACGGCGTGTTCAACCACGTCGGCGTTGACTTTCCCCGCTATCGCGAGGTGCTGCAGGACGGTGCCTCGGCGGGCTGGTTTCATGGCCGCCCGGGCCATTTTCACGTCTTCGAAGGCCATGGCGACCTGATCACCTTGAACCACGACAATCCTGAAGTCGCCGACTACACCGTCGACGTGATGCGGTATTGGCTGCGCCGCGGCGCGGACGGCTGGCGCTTGGACGCGGCTTATGCTGTGTCGCCGCGGTTTTGGGCTGGCGTGCTGCCGCGGGTACGTGAGACACATCCGGATGCCTGGTTTCTGGGCGAGCTCATTCACGGGGACTACGCTGCCATGGTCGCTGAGGCACGCTTCGACTCGGCGACGCAATACGAGTTGTGGAAGGCGATTTGGAGCAGCCTCAACGACGGGAATTTCTACGAGCTGGACTGGGCGCTGCAGCGGCACAACACTTTTCTGGCTAGCTTCGCGCCGCTGACCTTCATCGGCAATCACGATGTCACCCGCATCGCCAGCCAGCTTGAGAATCCCGAGCACGTGGCGCTTGCCCTCGCGATTCAGATGACGGTCGGGGGCATTCCCAGCGTCTACGCCGGTGACGAGTTCGGCTATCAGGGGGTCAAGGAGGAGCGGTTCGGCGGCGACGACGCGGTGCGTCCCAAGTTCGGCTCTCCCCCGGTGCCGGTCGATGAGCGCGGGGCACGGCTGTGGTCGCTGCACCAATACCTCATCGGACTGCGCCGCCGCCACCCGTGGCTGCGTGCCGCGTCGACGACCGCGTTGCGGCTCGAGAACCGGCACTACGTCTACCAGACGCGCTGCGGCGACGACGCACTGATCGTGGCTCTCAACATCGACGACATGCCGCTGCAGGTAGATATTTCGCGTGCCGAGGTGATCGCCGGAAGTGGAGCACCTGCGCAAGAAGTCGTCGACGCGGTGGTGGTCGAACCACACGGCTGGCGAATTTTGCGCCCTCTCGAAGGGGCCTAG
- a CDS encoding peroxiredoxin, which translates to MALLSIGDQFPAYQLTALIGGDLSKVDAKQPGDYFTTISSDDYPGKWRVIFFWPKDFTFVCPTEIAAFGKLNDEFEDRDAKVLGVSVDSEFVHFNWRVQHEDLKKLPFPMLSDIKRELVTATGALNDDGVADRVTFIVDPNNEIQFVSVTAGSVGRNVDEVLRVLDALQSDELCACNWRKGDPTIDAGEELKKSA; encoded by the coding sequence ATGGCCCTGTTGAGCATTGGCGATCAGTTCCCCGCCTACCAGCTCACCGCACTGATCGGTGGTGATCTGTCGAAAGTCGACGCCAAGCAGCCCGGCGACTACTTCACCACCATCTCCAGCGACGACTACCCCGGCAAGTGGCGAGTGATCTTCTTCTGGCCGAAGGACTTCACATTCGTGTGCCCGACCGAGATCGCCGCCTTCGGCAAGCTGAACGACGAGTTCGAAGACCGCGACGCCAAGGTCTTGGGTGTCTCGGTGGACAGCGAGTTCGTCCACTTCAACTGGCGTGTGCAGCACGAGGACCTGAAGAAGCTGCCGTTCCCGATGCTGTCGGACATCAAGCGCGAGCTCGTCACGGCTACCGGAGCGCTGAACGACGACGGCGTCGCCGACCGGGTCACCTTCATCGTCGACCCCAACAACGAGATCCAGTTCGTTTCGGTCACGGCCGGGTCGGTGGGCCGCAACGTCGACGAGGTGCTGCGCGTGCTCGACGCCTTGCAGTCCGACGAGCTGTGCGCCTGCAACTGGCGCAAGGGCGACCCGACGATCGACGCCGGCGAAGAGCTCAAGAAGTCGGCGTAA
- a CDS encoding DUF1810 domain-containing protein yields MKSGRDPFDLQRFVDAQDRVYPTVVEELRAGRKRSHWIWFIFPQVSGLGSSPMAARYAISSLDEARAYLAHDVLGPRLHECARLVNAIEDRSIHEIFGSPDDLKVRSSMTLFAYATDDNRDFVELLDKYYDGEQDPSTLKRLR; encoded by the coding sequence ATGAAATCCGGACGCGATCCCTTCGATCTGCAGCGTTTCGTCGACGCGCAGGATCGGGTTTACCCCACCGTCGTCGAGGAGCTGCGCGCTGGCCGCAAACGCAGCCACTGGATCTGGTTCATCTTCCCGCAAGTCTCCGGGCTGGGCAGCAGCCCCATGGCCGCGCGGTATGCGATCTCTTCGCTGGACGAGGCCCGAGCCTACCTTGCGCACGACGTGCTCGGCCCGCGGCTTCACGAGTGCGCACGGCTGGTCAACGCCATCGAAGACCGCTCGATCCACGAGATCTTCGGCTCACCCGACGATCTCAAGGTGCGCTCGTCGATGACGCTGTTCGCCTATGCCACCGACGACAACCGGGATTTCGTCGAGCTGCTCGACAAGTACTACGACGGCGAACAAGACCCGTCGACGCTCAAGCGGCTCCGCTAG
- a CDS encoding alpha-hydroxy acid oxidase: MAVKRRVPNARDLAPLIRFRKPQLDLARRRLEGALTIDDLRRIAKRRTPRAAFDYTDGAAEDEISLNRARQAFRDIEFHPAVLRDVSSVRAGWDVLGRPVALPFAIAPTGFTRLMHTEGEIAGARAAARAGIPFSLSTLGTASIEDIAGVIPQGRKWFQLYMWRDRDRSMALVRRAAEAAFDTLLVTVDVPVAGARLRDTRNGMTIPPSLTLRTVLDTVVRPRWWFDLLTTQPLAFASLDRWPGTVAEYLDTMFDPSVTFDDLAWVKTQWPGKLVVKGIQSLEDARAAVKIGVDGIVLSNHGGRQLDRAPVPFHLLPSVAREFGGDTEILLDTGIMSGADIVAAIALGARCTLIGRAYLYGLMAGGEAGVQRAIDILSAQLTRTMRLLGVTCLEELSPAHVTQLRRLGPLSTG, encoded by the coding sequence ATGGCGGTCAAACGACGGGTGCCCAATGCGCGTGACCTCGCGCCGCTGATCCGTTTCCGTAAACCCCAACTGGACCTGGCCCGACGTCGGCTCGAGGGCGCGCTGACCATCGACGACTTGCGGCGCATCGCCAAGCGACGCACCCCGCGGGCGGCGTTCGATTACACCGACGGGGCCGCCGAGGACGAAATCTCGTTGAATCGTGCGCGACAAGCCTTTCGGGACATCGAGTTTCACCCCGCCGTGCTGCGCGACGTCAGCAGCGTTCGGGCCGGCTGGGATGTCCTCGGCCGGCCGGTCGCGTTGCCGTTCGCGATCGCGCCGACCGGGTTTACCCGGTTGATGCACACCGAAGGCGAGATCGCCGGGGCGCGGGCAGCGGCGAGGGCCGGAATCCCATTTTCGCTCTCGACACTGGGCACCGCGTCAATCGAAGACATTGCAGGAGTTATCCCGCAGGGCCGCAAATGGTTTCAGCTGTATATGTGGCGCGACCGGGATCGGTCGATGGCGTTGGTGCGGCGGGCCGCCGAGGCGGCGTTCGACACGTTGCTGGTCACCGTCGACGTGCCGGTCGCCGGTGCGCGGCTGCGCGACACCCGTAACGGGATGACGATCCCACCGTCGTTGACGCTGCGCACCGTGCTCGATACTGTTGTCCGCCCGCGCTGGTGGTTCGACCTTTTGACCACGCAGCCATTGGCGTTCGCGTCGCTGGACCGCTGGCCGGGCACCGTGGCCGAATACCTCGACACCATGTTCGACCCCAGCGTCACGTTCGACGATCTGGCGTGGGTCAAGACCCAGTGGCCTGGCAAGCTCGTCGTCAAGGGAATCCAAAGTCTCGAGGACGCCCGCGCCGCGGTAAAGATCGGTGTCGACGGCATTGTGTTGTCGAATCACGGTGGCCGCCAACTCGATCGGGCCCCTGTTCCGTTCCATCTGTTGCCCTCGGTGGCTCGCGAGTTCGGCGGCGACACCGAGATCCTGCTGGATACGGGCATCATGTCCGGCGCCGACATCGTCGCCGCGATCGCGCTGGGCGCCCGGTGCACGCTGATCGGACGGGCGTATTTGTACGGGTTGATGGCCGGCGGCGAGGCCGGGGTACAGCGCGCCATCGACATTCTGTCCGCTCAGTTGACCCGCACCATGCGGCTGCTGGGTGTCACCTGCCTCGAGGAACTGTCGCCCGCCCATGTCACGCAATTGCGGCGTCTAGGGCCGCTATCCACAGGTTGA
- a CDS encoding carboxymuconolactone decarboxylase family protein, protein MSIENLKSALPEYAKDLKLNLGSITRTTALGEEQLWGTLLASAAATRTTQVLAEIGAEAADHLSAEAYQAALGAAAIMGMNNVFYRARGFLEGQYDDLRAGLRMNIIANPGVEKANFELWSLAVSSINGCPDCLTAHERTLREAGVDREAILEALKAAAIVAGVAQAITSAEALAAVS, encoded by the coding sequence ATGAGTATCGAGAACCTCAAGTCCGCGCTGCCCGAGTACGCCAAGGACCTCAAGCTCAACCTGGGCTCGATCACGCGCACCACAGCGCTGGGTGAAGAGCAGCTGTGGGGCACGCTGCTGGCGAGCGCGGCCGCGACCCGAACCACGCAGGTGCTGGCCGAGATTGGCGCGGAGGCAGCCGATCACCTGTCGGCTGAGGCTTACCAGGCGGCGCTCGGTGCTGCGGCCATCATGGGGATGAACAACGTGTTCTACCGCGCCCGCGGCTTCCTCGAGGGCCAGTATGACGACCTGCGCGCCGGGCTGCGGATGAACATAATCGCCAATCCCGGTGTGGAGAAGGCCAATTTCGAGCTGTGGTCGTTGGCGGTGTCGTCGATCAACGGCTGCCCGGACTGTCTTACCGCGCACGAGCGCACCTTGCGCGAAGCTGGGGTGGATCGGGAAGCCATCCTGGAGGCGTTGAAGGCAGCAGCGATTGTCGCCGGGGTAGCGCAAGCGATCACCAGCGCCGAGGCGCTGGCGGCTGTCAGCTGA